The Streptomyces sp. NBC_01353 genome contains a region encoding:
- a CDS encoding recombinase family protein — translation MDDVRVAAIASLTPLEELDSDPFLVDTRSQHEMCDRWAHHKGYVVARQLLCYGIRPDHAALWADVDAGHVDLFVAPNERVLARALTDVPAFFAECDRRGVRLETAGLDEPVYDAAAKADVHRRLSMPTAGYDGC, via the coding sequence ATGGACGACGTTCGGGTGGCGGCGATCGCCAGCCTCACCCCGCTCGAGGAACTCGACAGCGACCCCTTCCTGGTCGACACGCGCAGCCAGCACGAGATGTGCGACCGTTGGGCCCACCACAAGGGCTACGTCGTGGCGAGACAACTGCTCTGCTACGGGATCCGGCCCGACCACGCCGCGCTCTGGGCCGATGTGGACGCCGGACACGTCGACCTCTTCGTCGCCCCCAACGAACGGGTGCTCGCACGGGCGTTGACCGACGTGCCGGCGTTCTTCGCGGAGTGCGACCGACGGGGCGTACGACTGGAGACCGCGGGTCTCGACGAGCCGGTGTACGACGCCGCGGCCAAGGCCGATGTGCACCGCCGCCTCTCCATGCCCACCGCCGGCTACGACGGCTGTTAG